From Mesorhizobium sp. AR02, a single genomic window includes:
- a CDS encoding IS5 family transposase, which produces MPYKHNADRRHHVGKMKFRVTNWRDYEAGLRRRGSLTLWVTPEALAGWRAPRRKTRGGQARYSDLAIETALTLGCVLAMRLRQTEGLLHSLLDLMGLKVPVPDHTTLSRRAQKWEPSARRNPPLPDGPLHVLVDSTGLKVYGAGQWLEQKHGARSRRNWRKLHLAVDAKSGAIIAQRLTDQDTDDPSQVAPLLDQIDGEIDQFTADGAYGGKPTYRSILQHSATANIVIPPRSTAVESGDTGPPGQRDKHIAAIASDGRLKWQAATGYGKRALSETAIGRYKGLIGRRLRARSLPAQQTEVAIGCIVLNRMLAWARPESIRRQVTQA; this is translated from the coding sequence ATGCCGTACAAACACAACGCAGATCGTCGTCATCACGTCGGAAAGATGAAATTCAGGGTGACGAATTGGCGTGACTACGAAGCAGGTCTGCGCCGGCGTGGTAGCCTGACCTTATGGGTAACGCCGGAGGCACTTGCGGGATGGCGCGCTCCGCGACGCAAGACCCGCGGCGGCCAAGCCCGGTATTCCGATCTCGCCATTGAGACAGCGCTGACGCTGGGTTGCGTCTTGGCAATGCGGCTGCGCCAGACCGAGGGATTGCTCCACTCGCTGCTGGATCTCATGGGGCTGAAAGTCCCAGTTCCAGATCATACGACGCTGAGCCGTCGGGCACAGAAGTGGGAGCCATCAGCCCGACGAAACCCGCCGCTGCCGGACGGCCCGCTGCATGTGCTTGTCGATAGCACGGGATTGAAAGTCTACGGCGCCGGGCAATGGCTGGAGCAGAAACATGGCGCCAGATCACGTCGCAACTGGCGCAAGCTGCATCTGGCAGTGGATGCCAAAAGTGGCGCGATCATTGCCCAAAGGCTGACAGATCAGGACACGGATGATCCTTCCCAGGTGGCACCGCTGCTCGATCAGATCGACGGCGAGATCGACCAGTTCACAGCCGACGGAGCCTATGGCGGCAAGCCAACCTATCGGTCTATCCTGCAGCACAGCGCAACCGCGAACATCGTCATTCCACCGCGTTCCACGGCGGTGGAAAGCGGTGATACCGGACCGCCTGGTCAAAGGGACAAGCACATTGCCGCAATCGCAAGCGACGGTCGGCTGAAATGGCAGGCAGCCACCGGCTACGGCAAGCGGGCGCTGAGCGAAACAGCCATCGGACGATACAAGGGGCTGATCGGACGGCGCCTGCGAGCACGCTCTCTTCCGGCTCAACAAACCGAGGTTGCCATCGGTTGCATCGTTCTCAACCGCATGCTGGCATGGGCACGCCCGGAGTCTATCCGGCGTCAAGTCACGCAGGCATAA
- a CDS encoding FAD-dependent oxidoreductase has product MSPDIVVIGAGPAGMAAAIKAAEFGLSVLVLDEQPAPGGQRFRAIEMAERRATGSGGALDKDEAHGALIARRFQESGVTYLAQASVWDVAADPFEVSYLHQGSSVSVRPEAIVVATGALERPVPIPGWTLPGVMTAGAAQLMLKESGRIPKGRVALLGCGPLLLLAAKQLLDAGADIVALLQTTTFVDFLRATPNLPSAFLAPKVLLEGLKLLGRTIGINAAASLQGARILGEDCVTGIEHTIGRRTTALECDVVLMHFGVIPNTQITRLVRADHMWNGRQLCWQAMTDAWQETSIPNLMVVGDGGGIFGADAAELSGRLSVLKIASQRGAIPEAIRDRLAHDLRTKHSRLARARAFVGRWCADMKSNAFRSLM; this is encoded by the coding sequence ATGAGCCCGGATATCGTCGTCATCGGTGCCGGTCCCGCCGGCATGGCCGCGGCAATCAAAGCGGCCGAGTTTGGGCTGTCCGTGCTGGTCCTCGACGAACAACCTGCTCCCGGGGGGCAGAGGTTTCGCGCGATCGAAATGGCGGAGCGACGGGCAACGGGAAGCGGAGGCGCCCTGGATAAGGACGAAGCCCACGGAGCATTGATCGCGAGGCGTTTTCAGGAAAGTGGCGTCACTTATTTGGCGCAGGCGTCGGTCTGGGACGTGGCAGCCGATCCATTCGAGGTTAGCTATTTGCACCAAGGCAGCAGTGTTTCCGTACGGCCTGAAGCCATCGTCGTTGCGACCGGCGCCCTTGAGAGACCCGTGCCGATACCCGGTTGGACGCTGCCTGGCGTGATGACCGCGGGCGCCGCCCAGCTAATGCTGAAGGAGTCTGGACGCATTCCCAAGGGGCGCGTTGCGCTGTTGGGATGCGGGCCGCTCCTCCTTCTTGCGGCAAAGCAGCTTTTGGACGCGGGAGCCGACATCGTCGCGCTGCTACAGACGACGACCTTCGTCGATTTCCTTCGAGCGACGCCTAATCTTCCGAGCGCATTTCTGGCACCGAAGGTTCTGTTGGAGGGATTGAAGCTGCTCGGCCGCACGATCGGAATTAACGCTGCCGCCTCGCTGCAAGGCGCAAGAATTCTCGGAGAAGATTGCGTGACCGGCATTGAACATACGATCGGTCGACGTACCACGGCCCTGGAGTGCGATGTCGTCCTCATGCATTTCGGCGTCATCCCCAATACCCAGATCACGCGATTGGTCAGGGCCGACCACATGTGGAATGGCCGCCAACTATGCTGGCAGGCGATGACCGATGCCTGGCAGGAAACATCGATCCCGAACTTGATGGTGGTCGGCGATGGAGGTGGCATCTTTGGCGCAGACGCGGCCGAACTGTCCGGCCGGCTGAGTGTTTTAAAGATCGCATCTCAGCGGGGGGCGATACCGGAAGCCATAAGAGATAGGCTCGCTCATGATCTCAGGACGAAACACAGTAGGCTTGCCCGCGCGAGGGCATTCGTGGGGCGTTGGTGCGCGGATATGAAATCGAACGCATTTCGATCTTTAATGTAG
- a CDS encoding (2Fe-2S)-binding protein, translating to MNNRHDATNQISSISLDFEGNTIPAREGETVATALLAANPGYTGTSPVSGRRRGPYCLMGVCFECLVEIDGVPNQRACLVPVRENMIVRRQNGLRPLDPRGLKK from the coding sequence ATGAACAACCGGCATGATGCCACCAATCAGATCTCCTCCATAAGTTTGGACTTCGAAGGCAATACCATTCCCGCCCGGGAAGGAGAGACCGTAGCCACAGCCCTTCTCGCCGCCAATCCGGGCTACACAGGCACCAGCCCGGTGAGTGGACGCCGTCGTGGTCCGTACTGCCTGATGGGCGTCTGTTTCGAGTGTCTCGTCGAAATCGACGGCGTTCCAAATCAACGCGCTTGCTTGGTGCCGGTGCGGGAAAACATGATTGTCCGCAGACAGAACGGACTTCGGCCGCTCGACCCGAGGGGGCTGAAGAAATGA
- a CDS encoding NAD(P)/FAD-dependent oxidoreductase: MDMSRAKSSRTYDVVIIGGGIVGLCIGYGLAKSQLGVAILDGTDADFSASRGNFGMISISNKGGNNIPYFRLSLTSGKLWPLFAEEIRECSGIDPHFDARGKVYLSLGERELDEQRRHIGEFSRRAGAEYRNEILDRESVDELLGHVGLGETVSGGSFSPLDGSVDPLKFYSSLLRAYLVSGGHYLSGHIVDRVTRDAATFSVTTSAGRFSAPKVVIAAGLGIPHLAEQVGLRVKVRPERGQIIVTERIDKVFKYPISGFLRQNVEGTVMIGSSSEYAGCDDRTTVEILKELAKGAVERLPLLRSVQINRSWAALRPRTQDGYPIYQESGEQPGAFVVSCHSGITLSALHARLLPQWIMEGARDRLLEPFGMERLRDEQPA, from the coding sequence ATGGACATGAGCCGAGCGAAAAGCTCCCGAACTTACGATGTCGTTATCATAGGCGGCGGTATTGTTGGCCTGTGCATTGGCTATGGCCTCGCTAAGAGTCAACTGGGCGTCGCTATACTTGACGGTACCGATGCCGATTTCAGCGCCTCGCGCGGAAATTTCGGAATGATCTCCATCTCGAACAAGGGGGGCAACAATATCCCCTATTTCCGCCTTTCGCTGACCTCGGGGAAGTTATGGCCCTTGTTCGCGGAGGAGATACGCGAATGTTCCGGTATCGATCCGCATTTCGACGCCCGGGGCAAGGTTTATTTGTCTCTGGGAGAGCGGGAACTCGACGAACAGAGAAGACACATTGGAGAGTTTTCGCGGCGAGCGGGAGCCGAATACCGGAACGAGATTCTCGACAGAGAAAGCGTTGACGAGTTGTTGGGCCATGTCGGTCTGGGAGAGACCGTAAGTGGGGGGTCCTTCAGTCCGCTGGACGGCTCCGTCGACCCCCTGAAATTCTATTCCAGCCTCCTCCGGGCCTACCTTGTTAGCGGCGGGCATTATCTCTCCGGTCATATTGTCGATCGTGTTACTCGCGACGCTGCAACTTTTTCCGTGACGACATCAGCGGGTCGGTTCTCGGCTCCAAAAGTGGTCATCGCGGCGGGCCTTGGCATTCCGCATCTCGCCGAACAGGTCGGGCTTCGGGTGAAAGTCCGTCCAGAACGCGGCCAGATCATCGTGACCGAAAGGATCGACAAGGTGTTCAAGTACCCGATCAGCGGCTTCTTGCGACAGAACGTCGAAGGCACTGTGATGATCGGCAGCTCGAGCGAATATGCCGGCTGCGACGACCGCACCACGGTTGAAATCCTGAAGGAGCTCGCGAAAGGCGCGGTCGAGAGACTGCCCTTGCTGCGATCCGTGCAAATTAACCGGAGCTGGGCGGCTCTCAGGCCGCGTACGCAGGACGGCTATCCGATCTATCAGGAATCAGGCGAGCAGCCGGGGGCCTTCGTTGTCTCGTGCCACAGCGGTATTACTCTATCGGCTCTACATGCGCGTCTCCTGCCGCAGTGGATCATGGAGGGTGCAAGGGACCGCCTTCTCGAGCCGTTCGGAATGGAAAGGTTGCGTGATGAACAACCGGCATGA
- a CDS encoding Rid family hydrolase, producing MNSSFPIERTPGVAPGRSSGSAFGNLVWAVATSDDKTLDLKGQIEASFSKIEGVLAHFRTDKRYLISVNVLLSDLEQKKEFDAEWRAWVGDDPDNWPQRCCVQAVLSAGTLVEITVVAARPS from the coding sequence ATGAACAGTTCGTTTCCGATAGAGCGTACGCCGGGGGTCGCTCCCGGACGCAGCTCGGGATCGGCATTTGGCAACCTCGTCTGGGCTGTTGCGACCTCCGACGACAAGACCCTCGACCTGAAAGGGCAAATCGAGGCGAGCTTCAGCAAGATCGAGGGCGTTCTAGCGCATTTTCGGACCGACAAGCGCTACCTGATTTCCGTAAATGTCTTGCTGTCGGACCTCGAGCAGAAGAAAGAGTTCGATGCCGAGTGGAGGGCGTGGGTTGGCGATGACCCGGACAATTGGCCCCAACGCTGCTGCGTCCAGGCGGTCCTGTCGGCGGGGACGCTCGTCGAAATCACAGTGGTCGCTGCCCGCCCGTCGTGA
- a CDS encoding IS5 family transposase codes for MPFKHNTSRRHRIEKMKFRVTNWPEYEAGLRHRGSLTLWVTPEALSRWQAPRRKTRGGQHRYSDLAIETTLTLGLVFGLRLRQAEGLLESVLQLMGLALAVPDHTTLSRRARKWQSPNKRHDRQVAPEGPVHVLVDSTGLQVYGAGQWLEEKHGARSRRSWRKLHLALDADSGEIIAHTLTDQDTGDVSQVEPLLDQIGGPIGQFTADGAYDGKPTYDAVIDHSAAAAIVIPPRVNAVEPFDDRPAGQRDQHIAAIGRDGRMKWQVSNGYGKRSLVETAIGRYKSTIGRRLRARSLPVQQTEVAIGCAVLNRMLACARPKSARRKAATA; via the coding sequence ATGCCTTTCAAACACAATACCAGCCGCCGCCATCGTATTGAGAAGATGAAGTTCAGGGTGACGAACTGGCCAGAATATGAGGCAGGACTTCGTCATCGCGGCAGTTTGACCCTGTGGGTGACGCCGGAAGCCCTGTCCAGGTGGCAAGCGCCAAGACGCAAGACACGTGGCGGCCAGCACCGCTATTCTGATCTGGCGATCGAGACCACCTTGACGCTGGGCCTTGTGTTTGGCCTGCGGCTGCGCCAGGCAGAAGGCTTGCTGGAATCGGTGCTGCAACTGATGGGGCTGGCGCTCGCTGTCCCCGATCATACCACCCTGAGCCGTCGGGCGCGGAAATGGCAATCGCCCAACAAACGGCATGATCGCCAGGTTGCGCCGGAGGGACCAGTGCATGTTCTTGTCGACAGCACCGGCCTGCAGGTCTACGGCGCGGGTCAGTGGCTGGAGGAGAAGCACGGCGCCAGATCCCGTCGCAGTTGGCGCAAGCTGCATCTGGCACTGGATGCCGACAGCGGCGAGATCATTGCCCATACCCTGACTGATCAGGACACTGGCGATGTCTCTCAAGTTGAGCCACTACTCGACCAGATTGGCGGTCCGATCGGACAGTTTACTGCTGACGGCGCCTATGACGGAAAACCGACTTACGACGCAGTCATCGATCATAGCGCTGCCGCCGCAATCGTCATTCCGCCTCGCGTCAACGCGGTCGAACCATTCGACGATAGACCTGCCGGCCAAAGGGACCAGCATATCGCCGCAATCGGCAGAGACGGCCGGATGAAATGGCAGGTCTCCAACGGTTATGGCAAACGCTCGCTGGTCGAGACCGCCATAGGGCGATACAAGTCCACCATCGGGCGGCGTTTGCGGGCACGGTCGCTTCCCGTTCAGCAGACCGAAGTCGCCATCGGCTGCGCCGTCCTCAACCGCATGCTTGCCTGCGCACGCCCGAAATCCGCCCGCCGCAAGGCGGCCACGGCATAG
- a CDS encoding NAD-binding protein, whose amino-acid sequence MHGRSHVVIGAGPVGRAVALQLADQSDSFVVVIDRSHSAFAVAQGVGGRIVYWCGFRQAVTAIAFVA is encoded by the coding sequence ATGCACGGGAGATCACACGTCGTCATCGGAGCCGGGCCGGTCGGTCGGGCAGTGGCGCTGCAACTTGCGGACCAGTCGGACTCGTTCGTTGTCGTGATTGACAGGAGCCATTCTGCGTTTGCCGTGGCGCAAGGCGTTGGTGGACGGATCGTTTATTGGTGTGGGTTTAGGCAAGCGGTCACCGCAATAGCCTTTGTAGCGTAG
- a CDS encoding MFS transporter, which translates to MNARSISITNTRLLWYRRMFIAERSLISFAMGVFALLPVYLLSVGRDEIFFGSISAAGMAVAILIVLISPTLIRQFSVRRLAPIGGLLCAAACATILLNELSGVRATFPYFLSYMLQSGGWALHFTMGSICISALSSDADRPSSFMAYSAFATLGLTCGPLLSSLLTRYAGLGTLDMFILAMLAATAGSALSSWAAQRAANIREAGIPNNASIARDLFDLLFSKSALFFVLVLLSASIYTSLINFQAIFANKSGLPYEIFFGFWAIGVVGSRFAIGPRVTRSAADRTLPLLLGGMVVSLLGFHYSPGHPVIYAMASLATGITYGLSYPLMQAEAIRVTAPQSRTLVQIIFSLSYFLGLYFFPFAAGLVSVQLGYDTLTLLIAGLALVQTAIALLGYRTIRRKPTPTVVGSKG; encoded by the coding sequence ATGAACGCTCGCAGCATCTCGATCACTAATACGCGCCTTTTGTGGTACAGGCGCATGTTCATTGCTGAACGATCTCTGATTTCCTTCGCGATGGGCGTTTTTGCGCTGCTTCCAGTCTACCTGTTGTCGGTTGGGCGCGACGAGATATTTTTTGGTTCGATCTCAGCAGCAGGCATGGCGGTCGCTATATTAATAGTTTTGATCAGTCCTACGCTGATACGCCAGTTTAGTGTGCGGAGGCTCGCACCCATCGGCGGGCTTCTCTGTGCAGCAGCCTGCGCGACCATACTCTTGAACGAATTGTCGGGGGTTCGCGCGACATTCCCCTACTTCCTCAGCTACATGCTGCAATCAGGCGGATGGGCGCTGCACTTCACTATGGGCTCGATATGCATTTCCGCCCTCTCAAGCGATGCAGACCGGCCATCGAGCTTCATGGCCTACTCTGCATTCGCCACCTTAGGGTTAACCTGCGGACCGCTGCTGAGCAGCCTCCTTACCCGGTACGCCGGCTTGGGCACGCTGGATATGTTCATTCTGGCAATGCTCGCGGCGACGGCAGGGTCAGCGTTGTCATCGTGGGCAGCGCAACGTGCGGCGAACATCCGCGAAGCCGGTATTCCGAATAACGCCTCGATTGCGCGCGACCTTTTCGATCTCCTCTTCAGCAAATCTGCTCTGTTTTTTGTTCTTGTATTGTTGTCCGCAAGCATTTACACTAGTTTGATAAACTTCCAGGCTATATTTGCGAATAAATCAGGTCTTCCGTACGAAATATTCTTTGGCTTTTGGGCCATAGGAGTAGTCGGCTCCAGATTTGCAATTGGTCCGCGCGTAACCCGCAGTGCGGCCGACCGCACCTTGCCGCTACTCCTGGGCGGGATGGTTGTTTCGCTTCTCGGCTTTCACTACTCCCCGGGCCACCCCGTCATTTACGCAATGGCATCGCTGGCGACCGGCATAACTTATGGGCTATCCTATCCCCTGATGCAGGCAGAAGCCATCCGCGTGACTGCGCCGCAGTCCCGGACTTTGGTGCAGATCATCTTCAGCCTTTCCTATTTTCTTGGACTGTATTTCTTCCCCTTCGCCGCCGGGCTCGTCTCAGTCCAGCTGGGATACGACACGCTGACGCTGTTGATTGCCGGCTTGGCTCTAGTGCAAACGGCTATCGCTCTCCTTGGCTATCGCACGATCCGGCGCAAGCCGACCCCGACCGTAGTTGGCAGTAAAGGCTGA